In Microaerobacter geothermalis, a single genomic region encodes these proteins:
- a CDS encoding alpha/beta fold hydrolase — MNKPQIIMLPGWGMEASVWGLFQDKLSKYFDLSFIEWRGVSSLTCFRERVIQQIETKIEAENKSSLILLGWSLGSLVAFEIATRYPSIINRLIILGGTSRFIKDESEQYHVGWHRRMVERMKFQLQRDKQKCLSAFYQSMFSSGEQERGDHERFLRIVKEKFCGDDTTSLLVGLDYLIQIDLRDKLKLIQAPLLLIHGEDDRICPVSAVQHISGVVKGSEIKILSGVGHVPFFTSVDECFVTIREFVEKEQRND, encoded by the coding sequence ATGAATAAACCGCAAATAATCATGTTACCCGGTTGGGGGATGGAAGCTTCAGTATGGGGGCTGTTTCAGGATAAGCTTAGTAAATATTTTGATTTGTCTTTTATAGAGTGGCGGGGAGTCAGCTCTCTTACCTGTTTTCGGGAAAGAGTAATTCAGCAAATAGAAACAAAAATAGAAGCAGAAAATAAATCATCCCTTATTTTGTTAGGATGGTCTTTAGGTTCACTGGTTGCCTTTGAGATTGCAACCCGTTATCCATCAATAATTAATCGTTTGATTATCCTTGGTGGAACCAGTCGTTTTATCAAGGACGAATCTGAACAATATCATGTTGGGTGGCATCGGAGAATGGTAGAAAGAATGAAATTCCAACTTCAACGTGATAAGCAGAAATGCTTGTCTGCTTTTTATCAGTCTATGTTTTCATCAGGTGAACAAGAACGGGGAGATCATGAACGTTTTCTACGAATTGTGAAGGAAAAATTTTGCGGGGACGACACCACTTCACTGCTGGTTGGATTAGATTATTTAATTCAAATAGACTTGAGAGATAAACTAAAGTTAATCCAGGCTCCCTTACTGTTAATTCACGGGGAGGATGATCGGATTTGTCCTGTATCTGCCGTTCAGCACATCTCAGGAGTTGTAAAAGGTTCCGAAATAAAAATATTGTCCGGTGTTGGTCATGTACCATTTTTCACTAGTGTGGATGAATGTTTTGTGACGATTAGGGAGTTTGTCGAAAAGGAGCAAAGAAATGATTGA